In Aquimarina sp. TRL1, a single window of DNA contains:
- a CDS encoding AraC family transcriptional regulator, with amino-acid sequence MISFVKNNQTITPESKNVCILFGGTISIERNGKQQIIPSKTYFFFDTSFDIITASPFIDGFIIKLTPDFLSSFPEIKTGLEQLHSNFEFHTIKDIPQKKKQIQSLLHNKNNKPITNSYLHILWNELLNDYINSLQELSIVEQFSELIDQHIDQNYCAGTYAEMLGIPLKQLIREVKKDENKTPCNFITGKVIEKAKEKLLTTDDTSQMIAYQLGFEDPYYFIKYFKKNTLFTPTQFRAQFQ; translated from the coding sequence ATGATATCTTTTGTCAAAAACAATCAAACTATTACTCCTGAAAGCAAAAATGTATGTATTCTTTTTGGAGGAACTATTAGTATAGAAAGAAATGGGAAACAACAGATTATTCCTTCCAAAACATATTTCTTTTTTGACACTTCTTTTGATATCATTACAGCTTCCCCTTTTATAGACGGTTTCATCATTAAACTGACTCCTGATTTCCTATCGTCTTTTCCAGAGATAAAAACAGGGCTGGAACAGTTGCATTCTAATTTTGAATTTCACACTATAAAAGATATCCCACAGAAAAAAAAACAAATTCAATCACTTCTTCACAACAAAAACAACAAACCTATAACTAACAGCTACTTACACATTTTATGGAATGAGTTGTTAAACGATTACATTAATAGTTTACAAGAATTATCAATTGTTGAACAATTTTCAGAGCTCATAGATCAGCATATAGATCAAAACTATTGCGCTGGAACCTATGCCGAAATGTTGGGAATACCTTTAAAACAACTTATCAGAGAGGTCAAAAAGGATGAAAACAAAACTCCCTGTAATTTCATTACCGGAAAAGTGATTGAAAAAGCCAAAGAAAAATTACTAACCACAGACGATACCAGTCAGATGATTGCCTACCAATTAGGGTTCGAAGATCCATATTATTTTATTAAATATTTCAAAAAAAACACACTCTTTACTCCTACTCAGTTCAGAGCTCAATTTCAATAG
- a CDS encoding peroxiredoxin-like family protein, protein MSLTKDLKAYADLSATKIPQASQKVMGAAIEQLRTEKILAQALKKGNKIPEITLPNANGKQVSVQDILKEKKVVLSFYRGGWCPYCNLELKALQNVLPEIEKNGATLVAISPETPDHSLSTTEKNELSFQVLSDKDNVVAKNFNLTFALPDELVEIYKSFNIDVETSNGNSDHELPISATYIIEQDGTISYDYLEEDYKKRADPQDIINQL, encoded by the coding sequence ATGTCACTCACAAAAGATTTAAAAGCATATGCAGATCTTTCTGCTACTAAAATTCCACAAGCTTCTCAAAAAGTAATGGGCGCTGCAATTGAACAATTACGCACCGAGAAAATCCTTGCTCAGGCATTAAAGAAGGGAAATAAAATTCCTGAAATTACGCTTCCTAATGCTAATGGAAAACAGGTATCTGTACAAGATATTTTAAAAGAAAAGAAAGTGGTACTTTCATTTTATAGAGGAGGATGGTGCCCTTATTGTAATTTAGAACTTAAGGCGCTCCAAAATGTATTACCAGAAATAGAAAAAAACGGAGCTACCCTGGTCGCCATCTCTCCAGAAACTCCTGATCATTCTCTGAGTACAACCGAAAAAAATGAACTCAGTTTTCAAGTGCTTTCTGATAAGGATAATGTAGTTGCTAAAAATTTTAATCTGACTTTTGCACTACCTGATGAACTGGTAGAAATCTATAAAAGTTTTAACATTGATGTAGAAACAAGTAATGGCAATTCAGACCACGAATTACCCATCTCTGCTACCTATATAATTGAACAAGATGGAACCATTAGCTATGATTACCTAGAAGAGGATTACAAAAAAAGAGCAGATCCTCAAGACATTATAAACCAGCTATAA